In the Spirochaeta lutea genome, one interval contains:
- the cmk gene encoding (d)CMP kinase — MKHPLSEELLSSLKSRTPKIAISGKSGCGNTTVSGLVARTLGFQVINYTFRNLARDRGMSFQELHTKAGQDPAWDRYLDAKQVELAGPGNCVLGSRLAIWILEDADLRVYLTASPDVRAERIRQREGGSLQEVLEATRIRDQEDHRRYQDLYTIDNNDYAFSDLIINTDGLLPGAIAGIISQALIEKLDLPSEDS, encoded by the coding sequence ATGAAGCACCCCCTGAGCGAAGAGTTGCTTTCTTCCCTAAAAAGCCGGACGCCAAAGATTGCCATTTCCGGGAAAAGTGGCTGCGGCAATACCACGGTGAGCGGTTTGGTAGCCCGAACACTGGGCTTCCAGGTCATTAATTATACCTTCCGTAACCTGGCCCGGGACCGGGGCATGAGCTTTCAGGAGCTGCATACCAAGGCGGGGCAGGACCCTGCATGGGACCGGTATCTGGATGCAAAACAGGTCGAGCTTGCTGGTCCGGGCAATTGTGTGTTGGGGTCCCGACTGGCCATCTGGATTCTTGAAGATGCCGATCTCAGGGTCTACCTTACCGCCAGCCCCGATGTACGGGCCGAACGGATTCGCCAGCGGGAGGGTGGATCCTTACAGGAGGTTCTGGAAGCGACCCGAATCAGGGATCAGGAGGATCATAGGCGATATCAGGATCTCTATACGATAGATAACAATGATTACGCGTTTTCAGATCTCATCATTAACACCGACGGCTTATTGCCTGGAGCTATTGCAGGCATCATCTCCCAGGCTCTTATCGAAAAGCTTGATCTTCCATCGGAAGATTCTTGA
- a CDS encoding fructose PTS transporter subunit IIA, which yields MKYFRGFLILCVLGLAMVLLSPSVFASTQGSQAATEELPVQSSSLTHQMTELVIQLAILLFATWIGGKAAKLLHLPGVVGQILSGIIIGPFLLGGISLPGFPEGLFPVVSGPIPVSPLLYSISTLAAIILLFISGLETDLSLFLRYALKGGIIGIGGVIVSLVSGAAVASVFMAVPITDPRALFMGSLSVATSVGITATILSEKRKIDSPEGTVILSAAVIDDILGIIILAIVLGIASFFGVSHGTQAAQPQAGQGSLVWNILWIALRAIGVWLVVTILGLRYSRQLGRFLKITFKDRSTMTVMAFGLALLLAGLFEQVGLSMIIGAYIMGLSLSNTDLTYVIQSRLKTLHDFFVPIFFALSGMMINLEAIAHWNVLLFGFVFTLVAIAAKLLGSGLPSLFMNFTLTGAVRIGWGMVPRGEVALIIASIGVTSGIIGESVFGVALLMTIATTIIAPMALNRALKIKKPSQRKITETSERTETTVNFQTPEFADLLVSKFLGEIEKEGFFVNKMDHGEDMYQLRKDTVFITLTVDPSGEARFISEEQHIGLFQTALYESLLSISDAAAEMKKRFKPKEMAQSISAQGTSSGKPGFDMTPYLDPKLIKLRLEARDKEGVIQELIDLFIAQGQVQNEQEVLSDVLEREKSMSTGMQNGIAIPHAKTKGVQTMQVAIGFIPEGIDFTSLDGKPSQLFFMILSPKQGYGPHLQLLAAIAGSLNTETIRTALLNAETGYEVIRILQNPGGIGHEQ from the coding sequence ATGAAGTACTTCCGCGGCTTTCTTATACTCTGCGTTCTTGGATTGGCTATGGTACTCCTCAGCCCCTCGGTGTTTGCTTCCACCCAGGGGTCCCAGGCTGCAACCGAGGAACTCCCGGTACAATCCAGCTCCCTAACCCATCAGATGACGGAACTGGTTATACAATTAGCCATATTACTCTTTGCCACCTGGATCGGCGGAAAGGCCGCCAAGCTGCTCCACCTGCCCGGGGTGGTGGGCCAGATTTTATCCGGGATTATCATCGGCCCATTCCTTCTGGGAGGTATCAGCCTACCCGGATTTCCCGAGGGATTGTTCCCCGTGGTCTCGGGCCCCATACCCGTATCTCCCCTGCTGTACAGTATTTCAACCCTGGCGGCGATAATTCTGCTGTTCATATCGGGGTTGGAAACCGATCTCAGCCTCTTCCTCCGGTACGCCCTTAAAGGCGGTATAATCGGGATCGGCGGAGTTATCGTTTCCCTCGTTTCCGGTGCTGCTGTCGCCTCCGTTTTTATGGCGGTGCCCATCACCGATCCCCGGGCCCTCTTCATGGGCAGCCTCAGTGTTGCTACCAGCGTAGGCATAACGGCAACAATCCTATCGGAAAAACGGAAAATCGACAGTCCCGAAGGAACGGTCATACTCTCGGCCGCCGTTATCGACGATATCCTGGGGATAATCATCCTCGCCATCGTCCTGGGGATCGCAAGCTTTTTCGGGGTGAGCCATGGTACCCAGGCTGCACAACCCCAGGCGGGACAGGGTTCCCTGGTTTGGAATATCCTCTGGATTGCCCTCCGCGCCATCGGTGTATGGCTGGTAGTTACCATCCTCGGGCTTCGCTACTCCCGCCAGCTCGGGCGGTTCTTAAAAATCACCTTCAAGGACAGAAGCACCATGACGGTAATGGCCTTCGGCCTTGCTCTGCTTTTAGCAGGCCTCTTCGAGCAGGTGGGACTATCGATGATCATCGGTGCGTACATCATGGGACTCAGTCTCTCAAACACCGACCTTACCTATGTCATCCAGAGCCGGCTCAAAACTCTTCACGATTTTTTTGTCCCGATCTTTTTTGCCTTAAGCGGGATGATGATCAACCTGGAGGCCATAGCCCATTGGAATGTTCTGCTCTTCGGTTTTGTATTCACCCTTGTGGCCATTGCGGCCAAACTCTTGGGCAGCGGTCTGCCTTCATTGTTTATGAATTTCACCCTCACCGGAGCCGTCCGAATCGGATGGGGGATGGTCCCCCGGGGTGAGGTAGCCCTCATCATAGCCAGCATTGGGGTCACATCCGGTATCATCGGCGAATCGGTATTCGGCGTAGCACTGCTGATGACCATCGCAACCACCATCATCGCGCCTATGGCCCTGAACCGGGCTCTCAAGATAAAAAAACCGAGCCAGCGCAAAATCACCGAGACCTCGGAACGCACCGAAACAACCGTCAATTTCCAGACCCCGGAATTCGCAGACCTCTTGGTGAGTAAATTCCTGGGCGAGATCGAAAAAGAAGGATTCTTCGTCAACAAGATGGATCACGGCGAAGATATGTACCAACTCCGGAAGGATACCGTATTCATCACCCTAACGGTGGATCCATCGGGAGAGGCCCGGTTCATTTCCGAGGAACAGCACATCGGTCTTTTTCAGACCGCCCTGTACGAGAGTCTTTTGAGTATATCGGATGCAGCAGCTGAAATGAAAAAACGCTTCAAGCCCAAAGAAATGGCTCAATCCATTAGCGCACAAGGCACCTCTTCCGGTAAACCCGGTTTTGATATGACTCCCTACCTGGATCCCAAGCTCATAAAACTCCGCCTGGAAGCCCGGGATAAGGAGGGGGTCATACAGGAACTCATTGATCTATTTATAGCCCAAGGCCAGGTACAGAACGAGCAGGAGGTCCTATCCGACGTGCTGGAACGAGAAAAGTCCATGTCCACGGGTATGCAGAACGGTATTGCCATCCCCCACGCTAAAACCAAGGGAGTGCAGACCATGCAAGTAGCCATTGGTTTCATACCCGAGGGGATTGATTTTACAAGCCTGGACGGAAAACCCAGCCAACTATTTTTCATGATTCTGTCGCCGAAACAGGGATACGGCCCCCACCTGCAGCTCCTCGCTGCCATCGCCGGAAGCCTCAATACCGAGACGATCCGTACCGCCTTACTCAACGCCGAGACCGGGTATGAGGTCATACGGATCTTGCAGAACCCAGGCGGGATAGGCCATGAACAATAA
- a CDS encoding YicC/YloC family endoribonuclease, protein MKSMTGFGTGEFQDQRVAIVLELKSYNNRYLDIVVNVPQSLGILEQRIREYLKDRITRGRVEVYLRVRELISTLEPRVDHHLVEAYAQALKSIQKTAGIRKPPGLEHLLQLDGVVRLERTGDPEDLWPGINSSLEQAYLQFDKARVKEGNATLVDIKTQTARIHHGLGVITGQIPQIEDAVSRGLRERFSQVLGDQVEEQRLLAETASLLVKHSINEEVARIESHLSSMEELLAAREPAGKRLDFICQELNREINTIGSKSFLIEISQTVVQMKDALENIREQLRNLE, encoded by the coding sequence ATGAAGAGTATGACAGGCTTTGGTACCGGCGAATTCCAGGACCAACGGGTTGCTATCGTTCTCGAATTAAAAAGCTATAATAACCGGTACCTTGATATCGTGGTAAACGTCCCCCAGAGTCTGGGAATCCTGGAGCAACGTATCCGGGAGTACCTAAAGGATCGTATTACCCGGGGGCGGGTGGAGGTCTATCTTCGGGTCCGGGAATTGATCAGTACCTTAGAGCCCCGGGTGGACCACCACTTGGTAGAAGCCTATGCACAGGCATTAAAATCCATCCAAAAAACCGCCGGTATACGAAAACCCCCGGGACTTGAGCATCTGCTTCAGCTTGACGGGGTTGTCCGGCTGGAGCGTACCGGAGATCCCGAAGATCTCTGGCCTGGTATCAATAGTTCTCTGGAGCAGGCATACCTGCAATTTGATAAAGCCAGGGTAAAGGAGGGCAATGCTACCCTTGTCGATATTAAAACCCAGACAGCCCGGATTCACCACGGTCTTGGTGTCATTACCGGGCAGATCCCCCAAATAGAGGATGCGGTCAGCCGAGGTCTCAGGGAACGGTTTTCCCAGGTGCTGGGCGATCAGGTGGAAGAGCAGCGGCTCCTGGCGGAAACAGCATCCCTGCTGGTAAAGCACTCTATTAATGAAGAGGTTGCCAGAATCGAGTCCCATCTCTCAAGCATGGAGGAGCTTCTCGCTGCCCGGGAACCCGCCGGTAAGCGCCTGGATTTTATCTGCCAGGAACTCAATAGAGAGATTAATACCATCGGGTCAAAGAGCTTTCTTATTGAAATTAGCCAGACGGTAGTCCAGATGAAGGATGCCCTGGAGAATATCCGGGAGCAGTTGCGGAATCTCGAATAA
- a CDS encoding non-heme iron oxygenase ferredoxin subunit, giving the protein MGLLGKKKKPEWVRVASVDDFHRSTMVKVGKHEYALYKLDDGFFCTQNSCSHEYSPLSEGIVMGDEVFCEKHGSRFNIKSGRVVNLPATEDIKTFDVKLEGSDIFIFVPPA; this is encoded by the coding sequence ATGGGATTACTGGGTAAAAAGAAAAAACCTGAATGGGTGCGGGTTGCTTCGGTGGATGATTTTCATCGTTCTACCATGGTAAAGGTAGGAAAGCACGAGTACGCCTTGTACAAGCTCGATGATGGTTTTTTTTGTACCCAGAATTCCTGTTCCCATGAATACTCCCCCCTGTCTGAGGGGATTGTCATGGGGGATGAGGTGTTTTGCGAGAAGCACGGCTCACGGTTTAATATCAAGTCAGGCCGTGTGGTCAATCTTCCCGCCACCGAGGATATTAAAACCTTCGATGTAAAGCTGGAAGGCTCAGACATCTTCATTTTTGTTCCCCCGGCCTGA
- a CDS encoding class I SAM-dependent methyltransferase, producing the protein MFWPKSPAAGLSPPRPWQEASSVYSAPSTAQHSAEILDDQETLEGALPRHLQTLQVQWMLHRHRALSPVHTAGNARTVFDLACGNGAHLQIFADSGWSGWGVDINPISIKGILSSQAGRRGLIEAVQGDLNALGTTLPAPHHKADLVLMCYGTICTLPPGTVDRITRFAWESLKPGGLWMLDIITPEYFSSPRQPSLEELIRDGDDPEGGHTSGALLLDQKTYLSPWLGFWGALPKRVIESTWYYPTENLYCEDYSVAKQRFLTWKRPYTPQEYRTRYRSRGFLHCTTESGSFGQTPPRDDGSRSDIPSGWSTLVFQKSGRGNKNEDV; encoded by the coding sequence GTGTTCTGGCCTAAATCTCCCGCCGCCGGACTCTCCCCTCCCCGCCCCTGGCAGGAAGCATCCTCGGTCTACAGCGCGCCGAGCACCGCCCAACACAGCGCCGAAATCCTGGACGATCAAGAGACCCTGGAGGGCGCCCTGCCCCGCCACCTGCAAACCCTCCAAGTTCAGTGGATGCTCCACCGACACAGGGCCCTGAGCCCGGTTCACACCGCCGGGAATGCCCGGACTGTTTTTGACCTCGCCTGCGGAAACGGGGCTCACCTTCAGATCTTTGCGGATTCGGGATGGTCTGGATGGGGCGTTGACATTAACCCCATCAGCATCAAGGGGATTCTTTCCTCCCAGGCTGGACGGCGGGGGCTAATAGAGGCGGTTCAGGGTGATTTGAATGCCCTAGGCACAACCCTGCCCGCTCCTCACCACAAGGCCGATCTCGTACTAATGTGTTACGGAACCATCTGTACCCTACCCCCCGGAACGGTGGACCGGATCACGCGGTTTGCCTGGGAGTCCCTAAAACCCGGGGGACTCTGGATGCTTGATATCATCACGCCAGAGTACTTTTCGTCACCCCGGCAACCATCCCTGGAAGAACTAATCAGGGATGGGGATGACCCGGAAGGCGGCCACACATCAGGCGCCCTTCTCCTCGACCAGAAAACCTACCTCTCCCCTTGGCTGGGATTCTGGGGGGCTCTTCCTAAAAGGGTTATAGAATCAACCTGGTACTATCCAACGGAGAATCTCTACTGTGAGGACTATTCAGTGGCCAAGCAGCGCTTCTTAACCTGGAAACGCCCCTACACCCCCCAGGAGTACCGCACCAGATACCGCTCCAGGGGTTTTCTTCACTGCACAACAGAGTCCGGCAGCTTCGGGCAAACCCCGCCCCGGGATGACGGCTCCCGGAGTGACATCCCTTCCGGCTGGAGTACCCTGGTCTTTCAGAAATCAGGCCGGGGGAACAAAAATGAAGATGTCTGA
- the sufB gene encoding Fe-S cluster assembly protein SufB: protein MSNEAIQKPQSQEEALEFGDYKYGFSFPDKSIFKTRKGLDEAVVTAISQHKNEPQWMLDFRLKSLQAFREKDMPNWGGDLSALDFDDIYYYAKPTDEQKRTWEDLPQEIRETYDRLGIPEAEKKFLAGVGAQYDSEMVYHSIREDLEQQGVVFTSPEEAVQKYPDLVKKYFGTIIPYNDNKFAALNSAVWSGGSFVYVPKGVRVEIPIQAYFRINSENFGQFERTLIIADEGSFVHYVEGCTAPIYSTDSLHSAVVEIIALEGARVRYSTIQNWSNDVYNLVTKRAVAHRNATVEWVDGNLGSKRTMKYPAVYLMDEGAHGEVLSIAFARDGQEQDTGGKIVHAANNTSSVITSKSISKEGGVSSYRGLIKVNPGLTHIKSHVVCDALLLDEESVSNTYPYMEIDSTDVSMEHEARVSKISEDQLFYLMSRGLSEDEASMMIVNGFLDPLVKELPMEYAVELNKLIELEMEGSVG from the coding sequence ATGAGTAACGAAGCAATTCAAAAACCTCAAAGCCAAGAAGAGGCACTGGAATTCGGAGACTATAAATACGGATTTTCTTTTCCCGATAAGAGTATTTTTAAAACCCGTAAGGGGCTGGATGAGGCGGTGGTCACCGCAATTTCTCAGCACAAGAACGAACCCCAATGGATGCTGGACTTTCGTCTGAAGAGTCTTCAGGCTTTTCGGGAGAAGGACATGCCGAACTGGGGCGGAGATCTTTCCGCCCTGGATTTTGATGATATCTACTACTATGCAAAACCCACGGATGAACAGAAACGAACCTGGGAGGATCTTCCTCAGGAGATCCGGGAAACCTATGACCGCTTGGGAATACCCGAGGCGGAAAAAAAGTTCCTTGCCGGCGTAGGGGCCCAGTATGATTCCGAGATGGTTTACCATAGCATCAGGGAGGATCTGGAACAGCAGGGTGTGGTATTCACATCCCCGGAAGAAGCGGTTCAGAAGTATCCGGACCTGGTTAAAAAGTATTTTGGCACCATCATCCCGTATAACGACAATAAGTTCGCGGCCTTAAACTCTGCGGTTTGGAGCGGCGGTTCCTTTGTGTATGTCCCCAAGGGTGTCCGGGTTGAGATCCCTATTCAGGCCTACTTTCGGATAAACTCAGAAAACTTCGGCCAGTTTGAACGGACTCTCATAATCGCCGATGAGGGAAGCTTTGTTCACTACGTAGAGGGCTGTACAGCGCCGATCTATTCTACCGATAGCTTGCATTCGGCGGTGGTTGAAATAATAGCCTTAGAAGGCGCCCGGGTTCGGTACTCCACCATTCAGAACTGGTCAAATGACGTGTATAACCTGGTAACCAAGCGGGCAGTAGCCCACAGGAATGCCACGGTCGAGTGGGTGGATGGAAATCTCGGTTCCAAGCGTACCATGAAATATCCTGCGGTCTACTTGATGGATGAGGGCGCCCACGGCGAGGTATTGTCCATCGCCTTCGCCCGGGACGGTCAGGAACAGGATACCGGGGGTAAGATTGTCCATGCAGCTAACAATACGAGTTCGGTGATAACCTCAAAGTCCATCAGCAAGGAAGGGGGAGTCAGCAGCTACCGGGGATTGATCAAGGTGAATCCCGGGTTGACCCATATCAAGAGCCACGTTGTATGTGATGCCTTGCTATTGGATGAGGAGTCGGTGTCCAATACCTACCCGTATATGGAGATTGATTCCACCGATGTCTCCATGGAGCATGAGGCCAGGGTGAGCAAGATAAGCGAAGATCAGCTTTTTTACCTGATGAGCCGCGGGCTTAGCGAGGATGAGGCGTCAATGATGATTGTTAACGGCTTTTTGGATCCCTTGGTTAAAGAATTACCCATGGAGTACGCTGTTGAGCTGAACAAGCTCATCGAGCTTGAGATGGAAGGATCCGTCGGATAA
- the murC gene encoding UDP-N-acetylmuramate--L-alanine ligase has product MKYFPEDLRDFPIYCVGIKGTGMTALAELLLHRGAQISGSDTPDIFYTDQILKELGIPVFEGFSADNLPPEASLVIYSAAYDPANHPELLRAKELGIPCIGYTQALGDFSSLGDSSAVAGVHGKTTTAGMVGSIIKGLGLDGSVLVGSGVSSFGGRSTWAGGEGFFVAETCEYRRHFLHFSPRRILLTSAELDHPDYFRDLEDLYQAFLEFIQRLPEGGQLIYCTDDPGALEIARRAAELRHDIASIPYGFTAEGPFRITDHEVSQGFQRFNLSGMPLSASRGQGPRHYSIRIPGKHSVLNAAGALALIFGIYADLYGNLSPDLLSSAAVALSTFGGTTRRSEVIGEAQGILVLDDYGHHPSAIRSTLQGFKEFYPGRRLVVSFMPHTYSRTAALFQEFARCFESADRLILHDVYASARETPLQDYSGRALFEAVQNHHPDVIYLPRIEEAFLPVRSMLTPGDVLVTMGAGDNWKLGRRIYDSLVSDGTKNGRG; this is encoded by the coding sequence ATGAAGTATTTCCCTGAAGACCTTCGGGATTTCCCGATCTACTGCGTTGGCATTAAGGGCACCGGTATGACCGCTCTGGCAGAACTGCTCCTCCATCGAGGTGCCCAGATCTCCGGTTCAGATACCCCCGACATCTTCTATACCGACCAGATCCTAAAGGAATTAGGAATACCAGTCTTTGAGGGGTTCAGCGCCGATAACCTTCCCCCGGAGGCATCCCTGGTGATCTACTCAGCTGCCTACGATCCTGCCAACCACCCAGAGCTCCTTCGGGCAAAGGAATTAGGCATTCCCTGCATAGGGTACACCCAAGCCCTGGGTGATTTTTCAAGTCTGGGAGATTCCAGCGCAGTAGCCGGAGTTCACGGGAAGACCACCACCGCTGGGATGGTAGGAAGCATAATAAAGGGCTTGGGGTTGGATGGGTCCGTATTGGTAGGCAGCGGTGTTTCCAGCTTCGGGGGCCGGTCAACCTGGGCCGGAGGCGAGGGATTCTTTGTAGCCGAAACCTGCGAATACCGCCGGCATTTTCTGCACTTTTCCCCCAGGCGAATTCTGTTAACCAGCGCGGAACTCGACCATCCGGATTATTTCCGCGACCTGGAAGATCTGTATCAAGCCTTCTTGGAATTTATTCAACGGCTACCCGAAGGCGGGCAGCTCATCTACTGTACTGACGATCCCGGCGCCCTCGAAATTGCTCGACGGGCAGCGGAATTACGGCATGATATCGCCAGTATTCCCTACGGCTTCACCGCTGAGGGGCCCTTCAGGATTACCGACCATGAGGTTTCTCAGGGATTTCAACGCTTCAACCTCTCCGGGATGCCTCTCTCTGCTTCCAGGGGACAGGGGCCCCGGCACTATTCCATCCGGATACCCGGAAAACACTCGGTACTGAACGCTGCGGGGGCGCTTGCCCTTATTTTCGGCATCTACGCAGACTTGTACGGCAATTTATCCCCGGATCTGCTCTCCAGCGCCGCCGTCGCCCTAAGCACCTTCGGGGGCACAACGCGCAGGAGCGAGGTGATTGGAGAAGCCCAGGGCATCCTTGTGCTGGATGATTACGGCCATCATCCCAGTGCCATCCGGAGCACCCTCCAGGGATTCAAGGAGTTCTACCCTGGCCGCCGCCTGGTAGTCAGCTTTATGCCTCATACCTATTCCCGGACCGCAGCGCTTTTCCAAGAGTTTGCCCGCTGTTTTGAATCGGCGGATCGGCTGATTCTTCATGACGTGTACGCATCAGCCCGGGAGACGCCCCTGCAGGATTATTCGGGGCGGGCCTTATTCGAGGCGGTACAAAACCATCACCCGGATGTCATATACCTGCCGCGTATAGAGGAGGCCTTCCTCCCGGTGCGTAGTATGCTTACCCCCGGGGATGTCCTGGTGACCATGGGTGCCGGGGATAATTGGAAGTTGGGCCGGCGTATCTACGATTCTCTCGTCTCAGACGGGACCAAAAACGGCCGTGGGTAG
- the sufD gene encoding Fe-S cluster assembly protein SufD: MKYYESSAALPEFVSRRAGTVGEPQWFGDIRLKALEAFQGSAWPTQKDEEWRRTSIREFDLDALGFHENDLSSRDGHRSVDDEELERHEQAGVLGFQNGRLTSRGLLSSLVRRGVYLNDLAGFFTDIAEGRSFPEGLPGKIEEAYQEAQNTADNKVFQWGLAALGYGAVLYVPRGVEVEDIVRITLSHEGEDEACFPGLFVVLEDEAKAGVHVTWAGSGGFLVNQSNVFLVGEAANLSVAQVQRSDDEVVIFTNGRSVIRRDGRFRHFEALLGGGFIKNRVDSTLAGPGSDLELDGVYYADDERHMDMRTVQHHLAPHAVSNAVYRGAVNSGARTIYQGLIEVAPQAKQTDAYLSNKNLVLSDGAKADSIPCLQIDTNDVRCSHGSTTGKLNPEQVFYLESRGFPREEAIQSLILAYYEDVLGRAHEHVAHEVRELLEEQLAGSVHELALNYR; encoded by the coding sequence GTGAAATACTACGAATCAAGTGCAGCATTACCGGAATTTGTCAGCCGACGGGCCGGTACAGTGGGAGAGCCTCAATGGTTCGGCGACATTCGTCTCAAGGCTTTGGAGGCCTTTCAGGGATCAGCCTGGCCGACCCAGAAAGATGAAGAGTGGAGAAGAACCAGCATTCGGGAGTTCGATCTGGATGCCCTGGGTTTTCACGAAAACGACCTGAGCTCCCGGGATGGCCATCGGAGTGTGGACGATGAGGAGTTGGAGCGGCATGAACAGGCAGGTGTATTGGGGTTCCAAAATGGACGCCTGACCTCCCGGGGATTGTTGTCCAGCCTTGTCCGCCGCGGGGTCTATCTGAATGATCTGGCGGGGTTTTTCACCGATATCGCCGAGGGGCGGTCTTTTCCCGAGGGTCTACCGGGGAAGATTGAGGAAGCCTACCAGGAGGCGCAGAACACCGCGGATAATAAGGTGTTCCAATGGGGGTTGGCCGCTCTTGGCTACGGGGCGGTGCTCTATGTTCCCCGGGGGGTGGAGGTGGAGGATATCGTTAGAATCACCCTATCCCATGAGGGAGAGGATGAGGCGTGTTTCCCTGGGTTATTCGTGGTCCTGGAGGATGAAGCCAAGGCAGGAGTGCATGTAACCTGGGCCGGTTCCGGCGGATTTCTGGTGAATCAATCCAATGTATTCCTGGTCGGGGAGGCTGCAAACCTGTCGGTTGCTCAGGTACAACGCAGCGACGATGAGGTGGTGATCTTCACTAATGGCCGCTCGGTGATCCGCAGGGATGGACGGTTCCGGCATTTCGAAGCCCTATTGGGGGGCGGATTTATTAAAAACCGGGTGGATTCAACCCTGGCGGGGCCGGGAAGCGATCTTGAACTGGACGGGGTATATTATGCCGATGACGAACGCCACATGGACATGAGAACGGTTCAGCACCATCTGGCTCCTCATGCGGTGAGCAATGCGGTATACCGCGGAGCGGTCAATTCCGGGGCCCGGACCATTTATCAGGGCCTGATCGAGGTAGCACCCCAGGCAAAGCAAACCGATGCCTACTTGTCTAACAAAAACTTGGTGCTTTCCGACGGAGCGAAGGCGGATTCCATCCCCTGTCTCCAGATAGATACCAACGATGTACGGTGCAGCCATGGATCAACCACCGGAAAGCTCAATCCCGAACAGGTTTTCTACCTCGAAAGCCGCGGATTCCCCCGGGAGGAAGCTATTCAAAGCTTGATACTTGCGTACTATGAGGATGTACTGGGCAGAGCCCATGAGCACGTAGCCCATGAGGTTCGAGAGCTTCTGGAGGAGCAGCTGGCGGGTTCGGTTCACGAGCTTGCCCTCAATTACCGATAG
- a CDS encoding L-threonylcarbamoyladenylate synthase — protein sequence METRIFLPGQLQEAGRLIRSGGLVAFPTETVYGLGGNAFLHDSARAIYAAKGRPSDNPLIVHIPSLDRMSQVCGGVDPVSQILAEALWPGPLTLILPKSPSIPGSVTGGLATVGVRIPDDPTAMELLRFADVPVAAPSANTSGRPSPTAFWMVQRDLSGRIDGIVKGPDTRIGLESTILRVDQGSVFILRPGAIGIEQIRQVLDEAGMSAIPLYSPMEGTAEHPEGTDAAHHQVPGSRYRHYSPSIRVRRFSDGASLTALLQDELNENPDLRFAILTTQRFSTLPLDGQSQRVVVYADLDHYARQLYKDMVQLESEDYQLIILHYPSSTVFSPQEGGIRSALQDRIRRACGDE from the coding sequence ATGGAAACCCGAATCTTTTTACCTGGGCAGCTCCAGGAGGCCGGCCGTTTGATTCGATCCGGGGGGCTTGTGGCCTTTCCGACCGAGACGGTGTATGGATTAGGAGGAAATGCGTTTCTTCACGATTCAGCCCGGGCTATTTATGCCGCCAAGGGAAGGCCATCGGATAATCCCCTGATTGTCCACATTCCGTCCCTGGATCGTATGTCCCAGGTCTGCGGCGGGGTGGATCCGGTGAGCCAGATCCTGGCGGAAGCTCTTTGGCCCGGGCCGTTGACCCTTATACTACCTAAATCGCCGTCAATTCCCGGCTCGGTAACCGGGGGATTAGCCACAGTGGGGGTGCGGATTCCCGATGATCCCACGGCCATGGAGCTCCTCAGGTTTGCAGATGTACCGGTAGCCGCTCCCAGCGCCAACACCTCCGGTCGGCCGAGCCCTACCGCCTTCTGGATGGTGCAGAGGGATCTCTCCGGCCGTATTGATGGTATCGTTAAGGGACCTGATACACGAATCGGATTGGAGTCCACCATTCTCCGGGTTGATCAGGGCAGTGTTTTCATCCTTCGTCCCGGAGCCATCGGGATTGAGCAGATTCGTCAGGTGCTGGATGAAGCCGGCATGTCCGCCATACCCTTGTACTCTCCAATGGAGGGCACTGCCGAGCATCCTGAGGGGACAGATGCTGCCCACCACCAGGTTCCCGGCAGCCGCTACCGTCATTACAGTCCGTCTATCAGGGTGCGCCGCTTTTCTGATGGTGCGTCCCTGACTGCCCTGCTGCAGGACGAACTAAACGAGAATCCGGATCTACGATTCGCAATCCTCACAACCCAGCGATTCTCCACCCTGCCTCTGGATGGACAGTCCCAGCGGGTGGTGGTATATGCAGACCTCGATCATTACGCTCGTCAACTGTACAAGGACATGGTCCAGCTGGAGTCCGAGGATTATCAGCTGATCATTCTCCACTACCCATCCTCGACGGTCTTTTCCCCCCAGGAGGGGGGAATTCGATCTGCCCTCCAAGACCGTATCCGAAGGGCCTGCGGGGATGAATAA